In Oryza sativa Japonica Group chromosome 3, ASM3414082v1, one DNA window encodes the following:
- the LOC4334028 gene encoding pentatricopeptide repeat-containing protein At1g77405 — translation MSSPSRLVPQLLVALLQRRRFDATLRPSPAFRGFSPPTIAAALAAIPRLLLPRSSRCLCPQRPFPSPSSAPTRRLAAALTLAFLSWSHSDANPRRPAHLTEPPLRAAALSLARARALPALFRLLRDHAPLVSTAALTDVIRALGEEGLPRHALAAFHRGRQFHCSPDAQCYNTLLAALCRNGRFKDARFLLDQMERPGARCGPDSYTYTVLISSYCRIGVETGCRKAARRRIYEAGRLFRRMGEKGLEPDVVTYNCLINGLCKTYRVERAHEVFDEMLRKGCSPNRVTYNSFVRYYSVVNEVDKAVKWMREMVARGHGGATSSTYTPIIHSLCEIGRISEARQFIIEMAESGHLPREHTYKLVKDEIEKAHEEALPVELCQSIDAGIKERFQQVLRMKPIMRSVTR, via the coding sequence ATGTCGTCGCCGTCCCGCCTCGTGCCCCAGCTCCTGGtcgcgctcctccagcgccgccgcttcgaCGCCACGCTCCGCCCGTCCCCGGCCTTCCGCGGCTTCTCCCcgcccaccatcgccgccgccctcgccgccatcccgcgcctcctcctcccgcgctcCTCGCGCTGCCTCTGCCCGCAgcgccccttcccctccccgtcctccgcccccacccgccgcctcgccgccgccctcaccctcgccttcctctcctggTCCCACTCCGACGCCAacccgcgccgccccgcgcaTCTCACCGAGCCcccgctccgcgccgccgcgctctccctcgcccgcgcccgcgcgctcCCGGCGCtcttccgcctcctccgcgaccACGCGCCGCTCGTCTCCACCGCCGCGCTCACCGACGTCATACGCGCGCTCGGCGAGGAGGGCCTCCCGCGCcacgccctcgccgccttccACCGCGGGCGCCAGTTCCACTGCTCCCCCGACGCGCAGTGCTACAACACTCTGCTCGCCGCGCTGTGCCGGAACGGCCGCTTCAAGGACGCCAGGTTCCTGCTCGACCAGATGGAGCGCCCCGGCGCGCGGTGCGGCCCTGATTCCTACACCTACACGGTGCTCATCTCCTCGTACTGCCGGATCGGAGTGGAGACGGGATGCCGGAaagcggcgaggaggaggatctACGAGGCGGGGAGGCTGTTCCGGAGGATGGGGGAGAAAGGGCTTGAGCCGGATGTCGTGACCTACAACTGTTTGATCAATGGCCTATGCAAGACATACCGTGTCGAGCGCGCGCACGAGGTGTTTGATGAAATGCTAAGGAAGGGGTGCTCACCAAACAGGGTGACTTACAATTCCTTTGTGAGGTATTATAGCGTGGTGAATGAGGTGGACAAGGCTGTTAAGTGGATGAGGGAGATGGTGGCGAGGGGGCATGGGGGAGCGACATCGAGCACATATACGCCTATTATCCACTCTTTGTGTGAGATTGGACGGATTAGTGAGGCAAGGCAGTTCATTATCGAAATGGCTGAAAGTGGGCATCTTCCAAGGGAGCACACATACAAGCTTGTGAAAGATGAAATTGAGAAGGCGCATGAGGAGGCTTTGCCGGTAGAGCTGTGTCAGTCTATTGATGCTGGCATCAAGGAGAGATTTCAACAGGTATTGCGAATGAAGCCCATAATGCGATCAGTCACAAGATAA
- the LOC4334027 gene encoding probable NOT transcription complex subunit VIP2 isoform X3, which produces MPGSLAQRNAAMSGLPSSGVQQPGGSISARFASNNLPVGMSQLPHGHSGVSSRVNVGGGPAFSSSLNIGGTIQGLSSNLGAGGNRNSVPGMSVSPALGNLGPRITGSVGNIVGGSNIGRNISSGGLSVPSIASRMNLSGNIGSGGLNVQGSSRMMNGILQQGSPQMMNMMGSSYPTSGGSLSQNQIQGGNNSLGSMGMLHDANDSAPYDMNDFPQLTGRPSSAGGPQGQYGSLRKQGVGVNTIVQQNQEFSIQNEDFPALPGYKGSTSDYAMELHHKEQLHDNVPVMQAQQYPMSRSVGFNLGSNYPPNRQQHQQGANSVQNAGPQNIGLRSSASQTSSLGSYEQLIQQYQQPQTQNPFRLQQVSSATQSYRDQSLKSIQGGQTPPDPYGLMGLLGVIRMNDADLASLALGMDLTTLGLNLNSPDNLYKTFGSPWSNEPAKGEPEFHIPACYNAEQPPPLQPIHFQKFQTLTLFYIFYSMPRDEAQLCAASELYNRGWFYHKEVRVWLTRIPNVEPLVKTPHYERGSYGCFDPNNWETIRKDNFVLHYDQIEKKPAIPSSSQTVRGNIS; this is translated from the exons ATGCCTGGATCGCTTGCTCAGAGGAATGCTGCCATGAGTGGCCTTCCATCCTCTGGGGTTCAACAGCCTGGAGGGAGCATTTCTGCAAGATTTGCTTCAAACAACCTTCCAGTTGGAATGTCTCAG CTTCCTCATGGGCATTCAGGAGTCAGTTCTAGAGTGAATGTTGGCGGAGGTCCAGCATTTAGTAGTAGCTTGAATATTGGAGGTACCATTCAAGGCTTATCCTCAAACTTGGGTGCTGGTGGTAATCGGAATTCTGTTCCTGGGATGTCAGTATCTCCAGCTTTGGGAAATTTGGGCCCTAGGATCACTGGTTCTGTAGGAAATATTGTGGGTGGAAGTAACATTGGAAGGAATATAAGCTCTGGTGGATTATCTGTGCCAAGCATAGCATCACGCATGAATTTgagtggcaatattggcagtgGCGGTCTAAATGTCCAAGGATCCAGCAGGATGATGAATGGCATTCTTCAGCAAG GATCGCCTCAAATGATGAACATGATGGGGAGTTCATATCCGACGTCTGGAGGTTCATTATCTCAGAACCAAATACAAGGAGGAAATAATTCCCTTGGTTCCATGGGGATGCTGCATGATGCCAATGACAGTGCTCCATATGACATGAATGATTTTCCCCAATTGACTGGTCGACCTAGTTCTGCTGGTGGTCCGCAAGGACAATATG GCTCACTGCGGAAGCAAGGAGTTGGTGTTAACACCATTGTTCAACAAAACCAGGAATTTAGCATTCAAAATGAAGACTTCCCAGCTTTACCTGGATACAAAG GTAGCACTTCAGATTATGCTATGGAGTTGCATCACAAGGAACAACTTCATGATAATGTGCCTGTTATGCAAGCACAGCAATATCCG ATGTCAAGGTCAGTTGGCTTTAATTTAGGAAGTAACTACCCACCAAATCGTCAGCAACACCAGCAAGGTGCTAATTCA GTTCAGAATGCTGGTCCCCAAAATATCGGATTAAGATCTTCTGCAAGTCAAACTTCTAGTTTGGGATCATACGAGCAACTTATCCAACAATACCAGCAGCCtcaaactcaaaatcctttCAGATTGCAGCAGGTGTCTTCAGCTACACAGTCATACAGAGATCAAAGTCTAAAGTCCATCCAGGGAGGGCAAACACCACCTGATCCTTATGGTTTGATGGGATTGCTGGGAGTTATCAGGATGAATGATGCTGACTTAGCATCTCTTGCTTTAGGAATGGATTTGACAACATTGGGTTTAAACTTGAACTCACCAGACAATCTATACAAGACATTTGGTTCTCCATGGTCAAATGAGCCAGCAAAAGGAGAACCTGAGTTTCATATTCCAGCTTGCTACAATGCTGAGCAACCTCCACCGCTACAA CCTATACATTTTCAGAAGTTCCAGACGTTAACGCTGTTTTACATCTTCTATAG CATGCCAAGGGATGAAGCTCAGCTATGTGCTGCTAGTGAGCT TTACAACCGAGGATGGTTTTATCATAAAGAAGTGCGAGTGTGGCTCACAAGAATTCCAAATGTTGAGCCTCTGGTCAAAACTCCTCATTATGAACGAGGGTCTTACGGTTGCTTTGATCCAAACAACTGGGAGACAATCCGCAAG GACAATTTTGTTCTTCATTATGACCAAATAGAGAAGAAGCCAGCTATCCCATCTTCGTCCCAAACTGTTAGGGGAAACATTTCTTG A
- the LOC4334027 gene encoding probable NOT transcription complex subunit VIP2 isoform X1 — protein MSGLLNSNLNNSASNLQDSSGRPFTASFSGQSGSVPGAFHHSGLHNIHANFNLPNMPGSLAQRNAAMSGLPSSGVQQPGGSISARFASNNLPVGMSQLPHGHSGVSSRVNVGGGPAFSSSLNIGGTIQGLSSNLGAGGNRNSVPGMSVSPALGNLGPRITGSVGNIVGGSNIGRNISSGGLSVPSIASRMNLSGNIGSGGLNVQGSSRMMNGILQQGSPQMMNMMGSSYPTSGGSLSQNQIQGGNNSLGSMGMLHDANDSAPYDMNDFPQLTGRPSSAGGPQGQYAGSLRKQGVGVNTIVQQNQEFSIQNEDFPALPGYKGSTSDYAMELHHKEQLHDNVPVMQAQQYPMSRSVGFNLGSNYPPNRQQHQQGANSVQNAGPQNIGLRSSASQTSSLGSYEQLIQQYQQPQTQNPFRLQQVSSATQSYRDQSLKSIQGGQTPPDPYGLMGLLGVIRMNDADLASLALGMDLTTLGLNLNSPDNLYKTFGSPWSNEPAKGEPEFHIPACYNAEQPPPLQPIHFQKFQTLTLFYIFYSMPRDEAQLCAASELYNRGWFYHKEVRVWLTRIPNVEPLVKTPHYERGSYGCFDPNNWETIRKDNFVLHYDQIEKKPAIPSSSQTVRGNIS, from the exons ATGTCAGGCCTACTGAAT TCAAACCTGAACAATTCTGCATCAAACCTTCAAGACTCATCTGGAAGACCGTTTACAGCATCCTTTTCTGGTCAATCTGGATCAGTTCCAGGGGCGTTCCATCACTCTG GCTTGCACAACATCCATGCAAATTTTAATCTGCCAAATATGCCTGGATCGCTTGCTCAGAGGAATGCTGCCATGAGTGGCCTTCCATCCTCTGGGGTTCAACAGCCTGGAGGGAGCATTTCTGCAAGATTTGCTTCAAACAACCTTCCAGTTGGAATGTCTCAG CTTCCTCATGGGCATTCAGGAGTCAGTTCTAGAGTGAATGTTGGCGGAGGTCCAGCATTTAGTAGTAGCTTGAATATTGGAGGTACCATTCAAGGCTTATCCTCAAACTTGGGTGCTGGTGGTAATCGGAATTCTGTTCCTGGGATGTCAGTATCTCCAGCTTTGGGAAATTTGGGCCCTAGGATCACTGGTTCTGTAGGAAATATTGTGGGTGGAAGTAACATTGGAAGGAATATAAGCTCTGGTGGATTATCTGTGCCAAGCATAGCATCACGCATGAATTTgagtggcaatattggcagtgGCGGTCTAAATGTCCAAGGATCCAGCAGGATGATGAATGGCATTCTTCAGCAAG GATCGCCTCAAATGATGAACATGATGGGGAGTTCATATCCGACGTCTGGAGGTTCATTATCTCAGAACCAAATACAAGGAGGAAATAATTCCCTTGGTTCCATGGGGATGCTGCATGATGCCAATGACAGTGCTCCATATGACATGAATGATTTTCCCCAATTGACTGGTCGACCTAGTTCTGCTGGTGGTCCGCAAGGACAATATG CAGGCTCACTGCGGAAGCAAGGAGTTGGTGTTAACACCATTGTTCAACAAAACCAGGAATTTAGCATTCAAAATGAAGACTTCCCAGCTTTACCTGGATACAAAG GTAGCACTTCAGATTATGCTATGGAGTTGCATCACAAGGAACAACTTCATGATAATGTGCCTGTTATGCAAGCACAGCAATATCCG ATGTCAAGGTCAGTTGGCTTTAATTTAGGAAGTAACTACCCACCAAATCGTCAGCAACACCAGCAAGGTGCTAATTCA GTTCAGAATGCTGGTCCCCAAAATATCGGATTAAGATCTTCTGCAAGTCAAACTTCTAGTTTGGGATCATACGAGCAACTTATCCAACAATACCAGCAGCCtcaaactcaaaatcctttCAGATTGCAGCAGGTGTCTTCAGCTACACAGTCATACAGAGATCAAAGTCTAAAGTCCATCCAGGGAGGGCAAACACCACCTGATCCTTATGGTTTGATGGGATTGCTGGGAGTTATCAGGATGAATGATGCTGACTTAGCATCTCTTGCTTTAGGAATGGATTTGACAACATTGGGTTTAAACTTGAACTCACCAGACAATCTATACAAGACATTTGGTTCTCCATGGTCAAATGAGCCAGCAAAAGGAGAACCTGAGTTTCATATTCCAGCTTGCTACAATGCTGAGCAACCTCCACCGCTACAA CCTATACATTTTCAGAAGTTCCAGACGTTAACGCTGTTTTACATCTTCTATAG CATGCCAAGGGATGAAGCTCAGCTATGTGCTGCTAGTGAGCT TTACAACCGAGGATGGTTTTATCATAAAGAAGTGCGAGTGTGGCTCACAAGAATTCCAAATGTTGAGCCTCTGGTCAAAACTCCTCATTATGAACGAGGGTCTTACGGTTGCTTTGATCCAAACAACTGGGAGACAATCCGCAAG GACAATTTTGTTCTTCATTATGACCAAATAGAGAAGAAGCCAGCTATCCCATCTTCGTCCCAAACTGTTAGGGGAAACATTTCTTG A
- the LOC4334030 gene encoding uncharacterized protein isoform X1: MASSSALASSPFLPPLSTPNPRALSLRLPARRLPVASSAAPSGAAAAASARERRRFLERYGLNPDDFEDDAEAEPREERRRDRRNRRSGRGEAEDAPAKAAAEPRETHKMLQVLGGKVRRRKLLSPKDRNVRPMMEVVRGAAFDILQSAGGFPASLRPGRWLDLYSGTGSVGIEAMSRGCSEVFPRTEVKAHFVEMDPWVVSEVLKPNLECTGFLDVSHIHMIRVENFLANAEKSSGKYPSFDYISVTPPYLEVNYSTLLDQLARSPLVGEDCFILVEYPLKTDMAESCGSLIKVADRRFGRTNLLIYGPTWAEKKRRS, from the exons ATGGCGtcctcctccgccctcgcttcctcccccttcctcccgcccctCTCAACCCCAAACCCTAGGGCCCTCTCCCTCCGCCtccccgctcgccgcctccccgTGGCGTCCTCCGCGGCTCCCTCGGGCGCTGCcgctgcggcgtcggcgagggagcgccgccgcttcctggAGCGGTACGGCCTCAACCCCGACGACTTCGAGGACGATGCCGAGGCGGAACCCAGG gaagagaggagaagggaTAGGCGGAACCGGCGGTCGGGTAGAGGGGAGGCGGAGGATGctccggcgaaggcggcggctgaGCCTCGGGAGACGCATAAAATGCTTCAG GTGTTAGGAGGAAAAGTACGCAGAAGAAAATTACTTTCACCAAAAGATAGGAATGTTCGTCCAATGATGGAAGTTGTACGAGGGGCAGCCTTTGACATTTTACAG TCAGCTGGTGGTTTTCCGGCTTCGCTTAGACCTGGTCGATGGTTAGACTTGTATAGTGGTACTGGATCTGTTGGAATTGAGGCTATGAGCCGTGGATGTTCAGAGGTTTTCCCCAGAACTGAAGTTAAA GCACATTTTGTTGAGATGGATCCTTGGGTTGTTTCTGAGGTCCTTAAACCGAATCTGGAGTGTACTGGATTTCTTGATGTTTCGCACATACATATGATCCGCGTCGAAAACTTCTTGGCCAATGCTGAAAAATCTAGTG GTAAATATCCTTCTTTTGATTATATTAGTGTAACACCGCCATATCTTGAGGTAAACTACAGTACACTACTCGATCAACTTGCAAGGTCACCATTGGTTGGAGAAGATTGCTTCATT CTCGTTGAATACCCACTGAAAACAGACATGGCCGAATCATGTGGAAGCCTTATAAAA GTAGCTGACAGGAGGTTTGGTAGGACAAACTTGCTAATTTATGGGCCAACCTGGGctgagaagaagaggagatctTGA
- the LOC4334030 gene encoding uncharacterized protein isoform X2 codes for MASSSALASSPFLPPLSTPNPRALSLRLPARRLPVASSAAPSGAAAAASARERRRFLERYGLNPDDFEDDAEAEPREERRRDRRNRRSGRGEAEDAPAKAAAEPRETHKMLQVLGGKVRRRKLLSPKDRNVRPMMEVVRGAAFDILQSAGGFPASLRPGRWLDLYSGTGSVGIEAMSRGCSEAHFVEMDPWVVSEVLKPNLECTGFLDVSHIHMIRVENFLANAEKSSGKYPSFDYISVTPPYLEVNYSTLLDQLARSPLVGEDCFILVEYPLKTDMAESCGSLIKVADRRFGRTNLLIYGPTWAEKKRRS; via the exons ATGGCGtcctcctccgccctcgcttcctcccccttcctcccgcccctCTCAACCCCAAACCCTAGGGCCCTCTCCCTCCGCCtccccgctcgccgcctccccgTGGCGTCCTCCGCGGCTCCCTCGGGCGCTGCcgctgcggcgtcggcgagggagcgccgccgcttcctggAGCGGTACGGCCTCAACCCCGACGACTTCGAGGACGATGCCGAGGCGGAACCCAGG gaagagaggagaagggaTAGGCGGAACCGGCGGTCGGGTAGAGGGGAGGCGGAGGATGctccggcgaaggcggcggctgaGCCTCGGGAGACGCATAAAATGCTTCAG GTGTTAGGAGGAAAAGTACGCAGAAGAAAATTACTTTCACCAAAAGATAGGAATGTTCGTCCAATGATGGAAGTTGTACGAGGGGCAGCCTTTGACATTTTACAG TCAGCTGGTGGTTTTCCGGCTTCGCTTAGACCTGGTCGATGGTTAGACTTGTATAGTGGTACTGGATCTGTTGGAATTGAGGCTATGAGCCGTGGATGTTCAGAG GCACATTTTGTTGAGATGGATCCTTGGGTTGTTTCTGAGGTCCTTAAACCGAATCTGGAGTGTACTGGATTTCTTGATGTTTCGCACATACATATGATCCGCGTCGAAAACTTCTTGGCCAATGCTGAAAAATCTAGTG GTAAATATCCTTCTTTTGATTATATTAGTGTAACACCGCCATATCTTGAGGTAAACTACAGTACACTACTCGATCAACTTGCAAGGTCACCATTGGTTGGAGAAGATTGCTTCATT CTCGTTGAATACCCACTGAAAACAGACATGGCCGAATCATGTGGAAGCCTTATAAAA GTAGCTGACAGGAGGTTTGGTAGGACAAACTTGCTAATTTATGGGCCAACCTGGGctgagaagaagaggagatctTGA
- the LOC4334029 gene encoding endoglucanase 10 produces the protein MFGRDPWGGPLEISNADSATDDDRSRDLDRGALMRQLDETQQSWLLAGPGDQAGKKKKKYVDLGCMVLDRKIFMWTVGTILGVGLFIGFVMMIVKLVPHKRPPPPPPDQYTQALHKALMFFNAQRSGPLPKHNGVSWRGNSCMKDGLSDSTVRKSLVGGFYDAGDAIKFNYPMAWSMTMLSWSVIEYKAKYEAIGELDHVKELIKWGTDYLLKTFNSSADTIDRIVAQVGVGDTSKGGAQPNDHYCWMRPEDIDYPRPVTECHSCSDLASEMAAALAAASIVFKDSKTYSDKLVRGAKALYKFGRLQRGRYSPNGSDQAIFYNSTSYWDEFVWGGAWMYFATGNNTYLSVATAPGMAKHAGAYWLDSPNYGVFTWDDKLPGAQVLLSRLRLFLSPGYPYEEILRTFHNQTDNVMCSYLPMYNSFNFTKGGMIQLNHGRPQPLQYVVNAAFLASLYSDYLDAADTPGWYCGPTFYTTEVLRKFARSQLDYVLGKNPLKMSYVVGFGNKYPKRAHHRGASIPHNGVKYGCKGGFKWRETKKPNPNILIGALVAGPDRHDGFKDVRTNYNYTEPTLAANAGLVAALISLTNIHVKSGIDKNTIFSAVPPMFPTPPPPPSAWKP, from the exons aTGTTCGGGCGGGACCCGTGGGGCGGGCCGCTGGAGATCTCGAATGCGGACTCGGCGAcggacgacgaccggagccggGACCTGGACAGGGGGGCGCTGATGCGGCAGCTGGACGAGACGCAGCAGAGCTGGCTCCTGGCCGGGCCGGGCGACCAGGccggcaagaagaagaagaagtacgtCGACCTCGGCTGCATGGTCCTCGACCGCAAGATCTTCATGTGGACCGTCGGCACCATCCTCGGCGTCGGCCTCTTCATCGGCTTCGTCATGATGATCGTCAAGCTCGTCCCCCACAagcgcccccctcctcctccccccgacCAGTACACCCAGGCCCTCCACAAGGCCCTCATGTTCTTCAACGCGCaacgat CTGGTCCGCTGCCGAAGCATAACGGCGTCAGCTGGAGGGGGAATTCTTGCATGAAGGATGGCCTCTCCGACAGCACCGTCCGGAAGAGCTTGGTCGGAGGCTTCTACGACGCAGGAGACGCCATCAAGTTCAACTACCCCATGGCCTGGTCCATGACCATGCTCAGCTGGAGTGTGATCGAGTACAAGGCCAAGTATGAGGCGATCGGTGAGCTCGACCATGTCAAGGAGCTGATCAAGTGGGGCACAGATTACCTCCTCAAGACCTTCAATTCATCAGCCGATACTATCGATCGGATCGTCGCACAG GTGGGTGTAGGTGACACCTCAAAAGGTGGTGCCCAACCTAATGACCACTACTGCTGGATGAGGCCAGAGGATATCGATTACCCCAGACCTGTCACTGAGTGCCACTCTTGCTCAGATCTTGCTTCCGAAATGGCTGCTGCCCTTGCTGCAGCTTCCATAGTGTTCAAGGACAGCAAGACTTACTCTGACAAGCTCGTGCGTGGCGCAAAGGCCCTGTACAAGTTCGGTAGGCTGCAGCGTGGGAGATACAGCCCCAATGGCTCTGATCAAGCAATTTTCTACAATTCCACCAGTTACTGGGATGAGTTTGTGTGGGGTGGTGCGTGGATGTACTTTGCCACAGGGAACAATACATACCTATCGGTTGCAACAGCTCCGGGGATGGCAAAGCATGCTGGAGCATACTGGCTCGATAGTCCGAATTATGGAGTTTTTACCTGGGATGACAAGCTTCCAGGAGCTCAG GTTCTTCTGAGCAGGTTGCGGCTTTTCCTAAGTCCTGGATATCCTTACGAAGAAATACTGAGAACATTTCACAACCAAACAGACAATGTTATGTGCTCGTATCTGCCGATGTACAATTCATTCAACTTTACCAAAG GAGGAATGATACAGCTCAACCACGGAAGGCCTCAGCCACTTCAGTATGTTGTCAATGCGGCTTTCCTTGCCTCTCTATACAGCGATTACCTGGATGCTGCAGATACACCTGGGTGGTATTGTGGACCTACTTTCTACACTACAGAAGTCCTCCGCAAATTTGCAAGGTCACAG CTCGATTATGTCCTAGGTAAGAACCCACTGAAGATGAGCTACGTTGTGGGTTTTGGAAACAAGTACCCCAAGCGCGCTCATCACAGAGGTGCATCAATCCCTCATAATGGTGTCAAATATGGATGCAAAGGAGGCTTTAAATGGAGGGAGACTAAGAAGCCAAATCCTAATATCCTTATTGGAGCACTGGTTGCTGGCCCTGATAGGCATGATGGCTTCAAAGATGTCCGTACAAACTACAATTACACGGAGCCTACTCTTGCAGCAAATGCTGGCCTGGTGGCAGCCTTGATTTCCCTAACTAACATTCACGTCAAAAGTGGAATCGATAAGAACACCATCTTCTCTGCAGTTCCTCCGATGTTTCCAactcccccacctccaccgTCAGCTTGGAAACCATGA
- the LOC4334027 gene encoding probable NOT transcription complex subunit VIP2 isoform X2 has protein sequence MSGLLNSNLNNSASNLQDSSGRPFTASFSGQSGSVPGAFHHSGLHNIHANFNLPNMPGSLAQRNAAMSGLPSSGVQQPGGSISARFASNNLPVGMSQLPHGHSGVSSRVNVGGGPAFSSSLNIGGTIQGLSSNLGAGGNRNSVPGMSVSPALGNLGPRITGSVGNIVGGSNIGRNISSGGLSVPSIASRMNLSGNIGSGGLNVQGSSRMMNGILQQGSPQMMNMMGSSYPTSGGSLSQNQIQGGNNSLGSMGMLHDANDSAPYDMNDFPQLTGRPSSAGGPQGQYGSLRKQGVGVNTIVQQNQEFSIQNEDFPALPGYKGSTSDYAMELHHKEQLHDNVPVMQAQQYPMSRSVGFNLGSNYPPNRQQHQQGANSVQNAGPQNIGLRSSASQTSSLGSYEQLIQQYQQPQTQNPFRLQQVSSATQSYRDQSLKSIQGGQTPPDPYGLMGLLGVIRMNDADLASLALGMDLTTLGLNLNSPDNLYKTFGSPWSNEPAKGEPEFHIPACYNAEQPPPLQPIHFQKFQTLTLFYIFYSMPRDEAQLCAASELYNRGWFYHKEVRVWLTRIPNVEPLVKTPHYERGSYGCFDPNNWETIRKDNFVLHYDQIEKKPAIPSSSQTVRGNIS, from the exons ATGTCAGGCCTACTGAAT TCAAACCTGAACAATTCTGCATCAAACCTTCAAGACTCATCTGGAAGACCGTTTACAGCATCCTTTTCTGGTCAATCTGGATCAGTTCCAGGGGCGTTCCATCACTCTG GCTTGCACAACATCCATGCAAATTTTAATCTGCCAAATATGCCTGGATCGCTTGCTCAGAGGAATGCTGCCATGAGTGGCCTTCCATCCTCTGGGGTTCAACAGCCTGGAGGGAGCATTTCTGCAAGATTTGCTTCAAACAACCTTCCAGTTGGAATGTCTCAG CTTCCTCATGGGCATTCAGGAGTCAGTTCTAGAGTGAATGTTGGCGGAGGTCCAGCATTTAGTAGTAGCTTGAATATTGGAGGTACCATTCAAGGCTTATCCTCAAACTTGGGTGCTGGTGGTAATCGGAATTCTGTTCCTGGGATGTCAGTATCTCCAGCTTTGGGAAATTTGGGCCCTAGGATCACTGGTTCTGTAGGAAATATTGTGGGTGGAAGTAACATTGGAAGGAATATAAGCTCTGGTGGATTATCTGTGCCAAGCATAGCATCACGCATGAATTTgagtggcaatattggcagtgGCGGTCTAAATGTCCAAGGATCCAGCAGGATGATGAATGGCATTCTTCAGCAAG GATCGCCTCAAATGATGAACATGATGGGGAGTTCATATCCGACGTCTGGAGGTTCATTATCTCAGAACCAAATACAAGGAGGAAATAATTCCCTTGGTTCCATGGGGATGCTGCATGATGCCAATGACAGTGCTCCATATGACATGAATGATTTTCCCCAATTGACTGGTCGACCTAGTTCTGCTGGTGGTCCGCAAGGACAATATG GCTCACTGCGGAAGCAAGGAGTTGGTGTTAACACCATTGTTCAACAAAACCAGGAATTTAGCATTCAAAATGAAGACTTCCCAGCTTTACCTGGATACAAAG GTAGCACTTCAGATTATGCTATGGAGTTGCATCACAAGGAACAACTTCATGATAATGTGCCTGTTATGCAAGCACAGCAATATCCG ATGTCAAGGTCAGTTGGCTTTAATTTAGGAAGTAACTACCCACCAAATCGTCAGCAACACCAGCAAGGTGCTAATTCA GTTCAGAATGCTGGTCCCCAAAATATCGGATTAAGATCTTCTGCAAGTCAAACTTCTAGTTTGGGATCATACGAGCAACTTATCCAACAATACCAGCAGCCtcaaactcaaaatcctttCAGATTGCAGCAGGTGTCTTCAGCTACACAGTCATACAGAGATCAAAGTCTAAAGTCCATCCAGGGAGGGCAAACACCACCTGATCCTTATGGTTTGATGGGATTGCTGGGAGTTATCAGGATGAATGATGCTGACTTAGCATCTCTTGCTTTAGGAATGGATTTGACAACATTGGGTTTAAACTTGAACTCACCAGACAATCTATACAAGACATTTGGTTCTCCATGGTCAAATGAGCCAGCAAAAGGAGAACCTGAGTTTCATATTCCAGCTTGCTACAATGCTGAGCAACCTCCACCGCTACAA CCTATACATTTTCAGAAGTTCCAGACGTTAACGCTGTTTTACATCTTCTATAG CATGCCAAGGGATGAAGCTCAGCTATGTGCTGCTAGTGAGCT TTACAACCGAGGATGGTTTTATCATAAAGAAGTGCGAGTGTGGCTCACAAGAATTCCAAATGTTGAGCCTCTGGTCAAAACTCCTCATTATGAACGAGGGTCTTACGGTTGCTTTGATCCAAACAACTGGGAGACAATCCGCAAG GACAATTTTGTTCTTCATTATGACCAAATAGAGAAGAAGCCAGCTATCCCATCTTCGTCCCAAACTGTTAGGGGAAACATTTCTTG A